One genomic segment of Actinopolymorpha sp. NPDC004070 includes these proteins:
- a CDS encoding ABC transporter ATP-binding protein, protein MTGWRHTGRLLLGIGREIGVVVCVLHVLVVATSLLGPLLLAVGLRPLVDGAVSGDPRQLVIGGVLSGVALLLTALAPVGYRWAVIRMRERSQMVVQRRLLTLSASAPGLGHIELPAYRDRLELLKQRSDELADGLTLLAIAPITVVQLVVTGVLLGQVQPFLLVIPLLAIPAVRLARRAERLRDSAELRTAADRRSAQDLFALAATPASGAEVRVHGVGAELVARHAAASRTRHRAVEAAIFRSVGATVAVWLCYAAAFFGAVVLVLRQVAAGEATAGDVAMVLGLAAAVVGAAGALSSQAGSAMRVRTVADHYRWLEREARKQDLRTVTPPDRLLDGITLEGVHFAYPGTERPVLTDVSLRLPAGGVVALVGENGAGKSTLVKLLTGMYEPAAGRIAVDGADLTSLDPDALRERVTAGFQDHARFELAVRESVGVGDLSRMVDDHAVRTALNAAGAGFAEHLPAGLDTPLGAGWEGGAELSGGQWQRLALARAAMRLRPLLVVLDEPTAALDPHAEHALFQRVADGSRRGRADGRITLLVSHRFSTVRMADLIVVLSDGHITESGTHAELLTRGGLYADLYNLQAESYR, encoded by the coding sequence ATGACGGGCTGGCGCCACACCGGACGGCTGCTCCTCGGCATCGGGCGGGAGATCGGCGTCGTGGTGTGCGTACTCCACGTTCTGGTGGTCGCCACCTCGCTTCTCGGCCCGTTGTTACTCGCTGTCGGGCTGCGTCCACTCGTGGACGGTGCGGTCTCCGGCGACCCCCGTCAACTTGTCATTGGCGGTGTGCTCTCCGGCGTGGCCCTGCTGCTGACCGCGCTGGCGCCGGTCGGCTACCGCTGGGCGGTGATTCGGATGCGGGAACGTTCCCAGATGGTGGTCCAGCGCCGCCTACTCACGTTGTCGGCGTCCGCGCCGGGGCTCGGCCACATCGAGCTTCCCGCGTACCGCGACCGGTTGGAGCTGCTGAAGCAACGATCGGACGAACTCGCGGACGGCCTTACCCTGCTGGCGATCGCTCCGATCACTGTCGTCCAACTGGTTGTCACCGGGGTGTTGCTGGGTCAGGTGCAACCCTTCCTGCTGGTGATTCCGCTGCTCGCGATTCCGGCCGTACGACTGGCCAGGAGGGCGGAGCGGCTGCGTGACTCCGCGGAGTTGCGGACTGCGGCGGACCGCAGATCCGCACAGGATCTGTTCGCCCTCGCGGCGACCCCGGCGTCGGGCGCGGAAGTACGCGTGCACGGTGTGGGTGCGGAGTTGGTGGCCCGGCACGCCGCGGCGTCGCGGACCCGGCACCGTGCAGTCGAAGCGGCGATCTTCCGCTCCGTCGGCGCCACCGTGGCGGTGTGGCTGTGCTACGCGGCGGCGTTCTTCGGTGCCGTGGTGTTGGTCCTGCGCCAGGTCGCGGCGGGGGAGGCCACCGCGGGCGACGTGGCCATGGTGCTCGGGCTGGCAGCCGCCGTGGTCGGCGCCGCGGGTGCACTGTCCAGCCAGGCAGGTTCGGCGATGCGCGTACGCACGGTCGCCGATCACTACCGCTGGCTGGAACGTGAGGCGCGCAAGCAGGACTTGCGTACGGTCACACCACCTGACCGTCTCCTCGACGGGATCACCTTGGAGGGCGTGCACTTCGCCTACCCGGGCACCGAGCGGCCGGTGCTGACCGACGTGTCGCTGCGCCTGCCCGCCGGCGGGGTGGTCGCACTGGTCGGCGAGAACGGCGCCGGCAAGTCGACCTTGGTGAAGCTCCTCACCGGAATGTACGAACCCGCCGCGGGCCGGATCGCCGTGGACGGAGCCGACCTGACCAGCCTCGACCCGGACGCCCTTCGCGAACGCGTCACCGCCGGCTTCCAGGACCACGCTCGCTTCGAACTCGCGGTGAGGGAAAGCGTCGGCGTCGGCGACCTGTCCCGGATGGTCGACGACCATGCCGTCCGGACTGCGTTGAACGCAGCCGGCGCGGGCTTCGCCGAGCACTTGCCGGCGGGACTGGACACGCCGTTGGGTGCTGGATGGGAGGGCGGCGCCGAACTGTCCGGCGGCCAGTGGCAACGGCTCGCCCTCGCCCGGGCGGCGATGCGGCTGCGGCCGCTGCTGGTGGTGCTGGACGAGCCGACCGCCGCGCTCGACCCACATGCCGAGCACGCGTTGTTCCAGCGCGTTGCCGACGGGTCCCGCCGAGGCCGCGCGGACGGGCGGATCACCCTGCTGGTCTCACACCGGTTCTCCACCGTGCGGATGGCCGACCTGATCGTCGTACTCTCCGACGGACACATCACCGAGTCCGGCACGCATGCCGAACTGCTCACCCGAGGCGGTCTCTACGCCGACCTCTACAACCTCCAGGCCGAGTCGTACCGCTGA
- the helR gene encoding RNA polymerase recycling motor ATPase HelR produces MNPLTTGVFDLPDHLAHKADPKLISDDEQHFAAIEESLEQTITELSDRLAAARRAPGGKGQQALDRDLEIHRLTARLRTLRRFGLDLCLGHMVGVDEPDPVHVGRLGLTDSEGCRLLIDWRSPAAEPFFGATHANPMGLRSRRRYRWTRGRISDYWDEVFTPEGLEGHAALDDQSAFIASLGSSRSPQMRDVLGTIQADQDAIIRAGSRGTLVVDGGPGTGKTVVALHRSAYLLYSDPRLSERRGGVLFVGPHQPYLAYVADVLPSLGEDGVQTCTLRDLLPEGASAGLEADPNVARLKASADMVKAIEPAVRLYEQPPGKGMMVETHWSDIWLSPADWREAFEAAEPGTSHNDARDQVWEELLTILVDKHDSDEEVPPELLRRSLLRNRDLVTTFNRAWPLLEPTDIVGDLWEVPAYLLMCAPWLTQDDVRLLQRKEARAWTVSDLPLLDAARQRIGDPEAARRRRQQKAAAAAERERMDRVVEELIQSDDEGMFAQLRQHGIREALVDQDALPTADPDVLAGPFAHIVVDEAQELTDAEWQMLVLRCPSRSFTIVGDRAQARHGFTESWQERLERIGLDRIRLASLSINYRTPEEVMVEAEPVIRAVLPDANVPTSIRRSDTPVLHGPASALTSILDTWLAEHVEGTACVIGDPAFRATARVRSLTPELAKGLEFDLVVLVDPESFGEGIEGAVDRYVAMTRATQRLVVLTSS; encoded by the coding sequence ATGAACCCACTGACCACCGGCGTGTTCGACCTGCCCGACCACCTGGCCCACAAGGCCGACCCGAAGTTGATCAGCGACGACGAGCAGCATTTCGCCGCCATCGAGGAGTCCCTCGAGCAGACGATCACCGAACTCTCCGACCGCCTCGCCGCCGCCCGCAGGGCGCCGGGCGGCAAGGGCCAGCAGGCGCTGGACCGCGACCTGGAGATCCACCGCCTGACCGCCCGCCTGCGTACGCTGCGCCGGTTCGGCCTGGACCTGTGCCTGGGGCACATGGTCGGCGTGGACGAACCCGATCCTGTCCATGTCGGCCGGCTCGGCCTGACCGACAGCGAGGGGTGCCGGCTGCTGATCGACTGGCGCTCGCCTGCGGCGGAGCCGTTCTTCGGCGCGACCCACGCGAACCCGATGGGTCTGAGGAGCCGGCGCCGCTACCGCTGGACCCGCGGCCGGATCAGCGACTACTGGGACGAGGTGTTCACCCCGGAAGGGCTCGAAGGTCACGCGGCGCTCGACGACCAGTCCGCGTTCATCGCCAGCCTGGGCAGCAGCCGCTCGCCACAGATGCGGGACGTGCTCGGGACCATCCAGGCCGACCAGGACGCGATCATCCGCGCCGGCTCCCGGGGGACTCTCGTCGTCGACGGCGGCCCGGGTACGGGCAAGACCGTCGTGGCGCTCCACCGCTCGGCGTACCTGCTCTACTCGGATCCTCGGCTCAGCGAGCGCCGTGGCGGCGTTCTGTTCGTGGGTCCGCACCAGCCCTACCTCGCCTACGTCGCCGACGTACTTCCCAGCCTCGGTGAGGACGGCGTGCAGACCTGCACGCTGCGAGACCTCCTGCCCGAGGGCGCGTCAGCGGGCCTGGAGGCGGACCCGAACGTGGCCCGGCTGAAGGCGTCCGCGGACATGGTGAAGGCGATCGAGCCGGCGGTCAGGTTGTACGAGCAGCCGCCGGGCAAGGGGATGATGGTCGAGACCCACTGGTCCGACATCTGGCTGAGTCCGGCCGACTGGCGGGAGGCGTTCGAGGCGGCCGAACCCGGCACCTCGCACAACGACGCACGCGACCAGGTGTGGGAGGAACTGCTCACGATCCTGGTCGACAAGCACGACAGCGACGAGGAGGTTCCGCCCGAACTGCTGCGCAGATCCCTGCTGCGGAACAGGGACCTGGTTACGACCTTCAACCGGGCGTGGCCGCTCCTCGAACCGACCGACATCGTTGGCGATCTGTGGGAGGTTCCCGCCTACCTGCTCATGTGTGCTCCCTGGCTTACCCAGGACGACGTACGACTGCTGCAGCGCAAGGAAGCGCGTGCGTGGACGGTTTCCGACCTGCCGCTCCTGGACGCGGCACGACAGCGGATCGGTGACCCGGAGGCCGCGCGGCGCAGACGTCAGCAGAAGGCCGCCGCTGCCGCCGAACGCGAACGCATGGACCGGGTTGTCGAAGAACTGATCCAGTCCGACGACGAGGGCATGTTCGCCCAGCTGCGCCAGCACGGCATCCGTGAAGCGCTCGTCGACCAGGATGCCCTGCCCACCGCCGACCCTGACGTGCTCGCCGGCCCGTTCGCGCACATCGTGGTGGACGAGGCTCAGGAACTCACCGACGCGGAGTGGCAGATGCTGGTGCTGCGCTGCCCTTCCCGAAGCTTCACCATCGTCGGCGACCGGGCCCAGGCCAGGCACGGCTTCACCGAGTCATGGCAGGAACGACTCGAGCGGATCGGGCTCGACCGGATCAGGCTGGCGTCCCTGAGCATCAACTACCGCACCCCGGAAGAGGTCATGGTCGAAGCCGAGCCGGTCATCCGGGCCGTGCTCCCCGACGCCAACGTGCCGACGTCCATCCGCAGGAGCGACACCCCCGTCCTGCATGGGCCGGCGTCGGCTCTCACGTCGATTCTCGACACCTGGCTCGCCGAGCATGTCGAGGGAACCGCTTGTGTCATTGGTGATCCGGCGTTCCGGGCGACGGCTCGCGTCCGGTCGCTGACGCCGGAGCTGGCGAAGGGGCTGGAGTTCGATCTGGTCGTACTCGTCGACCCCGAGTCGTTCGGTGAGGGCATCGAAGGTGCAGTCGACCGTTACGTCGCGATGACCCGAGCGACCCAGCGCCTCGTCGTCCTCACCAGCTCATGA